A genomic region of Pelodiscus sinensis isolate JC-2024 chromosome 19, ASM4963464v1, whole genome shotgun sequence contains the following coding sequences:
- the C19H19orf67 gene encoding UPF0575 protein C19orf67 homolog isoform X4, which produces MAQTQHSLSLQSHRDGAQDGRPAGTWCHFLPRGLCQGPVLQSWQCREPGSLQPGAWPVLFARARSPLAELPSAAGRVPDPREPHARGAAHARHGEAQVPAQEGRGFPDVPALQMCQPYFEYLESTARSYNSGLGALQASVRKRLLEISEQLALRLEQLVLMYASFSFVSLEDTDPFNVSCFFCGRFWLSEWRQLSVFRFCISAPYTAARLPRNLYKKMRWNLDVLEEGASAGGRRRAHRTEYYFLCFRDTGRENTLKMQKLWSIGRWVPLDPDAERSSDVLQWVLCPQPTGDFQPLLTIGFEEPSHTLATDLLVQILSAPACAPLPCPDPSKEPLNWDNPEGQG; this is translated from the exons ATGGCCCAGACACAGCACTCCCTCTCCTTGCAGAGCCACCGAGACGGGGCCCAGGATGGCAGGCCAGCAGGGACATGGTGCCACTTTCTGCCCAGAGGGCTCTGCCAAGGCCCAGTGCTTCAGTCCTGGCAGTGCCGTGAGCCTGGGTCCCTGCAGCCCGGAGCGTGGCCTGTTCTCTTCGCCCGTGCCCGAAGCCCGCTGGCTGAGCTGCCCAGCGCCGCAGGCCGAGTCCCCGACCCACGAGAACCTCACGCTCGAGGAGCTGCTCACGCCCGTCACGGAGAAGCTCAAGTACCTGCTCAAGAAGGCAGAGGATTTCCAGACGTACCTGCTCtacag ATGTGCCAGCCCTACTTCGAATACCTGGAGTCCACTGCCCGCAGCTACAACTCTGGCCTGGGTGCCCTGCAGGCGTCCGTGCGCAAGAGG ctgctggagaTCTCGGAACAGCTGGCGTTGCGgctggagcagctggtgctgaTGTACGCCTCCTTCAGCTTCGTCTCCCTGGAGGACACCGACCCCTTCAA cgtCTCGTGTTTCTTCTGCGGCCGTTTCTGGCTGAGCGAGTGGCGCCAGCTCTCCGTCTTCCGCTTCTGCATCTCCGCGCCCTACACGGCCGCCCGCCTGCCCCGCAACCTCTACAAGAAGATGCGCTGGAACCTGGACGTCCTGGAGGAGGGGGCGAGCGCTGGGGGACGGCGCCGGGCGCACCGCACTGAGTA CTACTTCCTGTGCTTCCGAGACACGGGCAGGGAAAACACCCTCAAGATGCAGAAGCTGTGGTCCATCGGGCGCTGGGTGCCCCTGGACCCCGACGCAGAGCGCTCCTCCGACGTCCTGCAGTG GGTGCTGTGCCCACAGCCCACCGGTGACTTCCAGCCGCTGCTGACCATCGGCTTCGAGGAGCCCTCTCATACCTTGGCCACTGACTTGCTGGTGCAGATCCTGAGCGCCCCGGCCTgcgcacccctcccctgccctgatcccaGCAAGGAGCCCTTAAACTGGGACAACCCAGAGGGGCAGGGGTAG
- the C19H19orf67 gene encoding UPF0575 protein C19orf67 homolog isoform X3: MAGQQGHGATFCPEGSAKAQCFSPGSAVSLGPCSPERGLFSSPVPEARWLSCPAPQAESPTHENLTLEELLTPVTEKLKYLLKKAEDFQTYLLYSRDRMQKEQFAKAVPTFLQMCQPYFEYLESTARSYNSGLGALQASVRKRLLEISEQLALRLEQLVLMYASFSFVSLEDTDPFNVSCFFCGRFWLSEWRQLSVFRFCISAPYTAARLPRNLYKKMRWNLDVLEEGASAGGRRRAHRTEYYFLCFRDTGRENTLKMQKLWSIGRWVPLDPDAERSSDVLQWVLCPQPTGDFQPLLTIGFEEPSHTLATDLLVQILSAPACAPLPCPDPSKEPLNWDNPEGQG, from the exons ATGGCAGGCCAGCAGGGACATGGTGCCACTTTCTGCCCAGAGGGCTCTGCCAAGGCCCAGTGCTTCAGTCCTGGCAGTGCCGTGAGCCTGGGTCCCTGCAGCCCGGAGCGTGGCCTGTTCTCTTCGCCCGTGCCCGAAGCCCGCTGGCTGAGCTGCCCAGCGCCGCAGGCCGAGTCCCCGACCCACGAGAACCTCACGCTCGAGGAGCTGCTCACGCCCGTCACGGAGAAGCTCAAGTACCTGCTCAAGAAGGCAGAGGATTTCCAGACGTACCTGCTCtacag CAGAGACAGAATGCAGAAGGAGCAGTTTGCTAAGGCCGTGCCCACCTTCCTGCAGATGTGCCAGCCCTACTTCGAATACCTGGAGTCCACTGCCCGCAGCTACAACTCTGGCCTGGGTGCCCTGCAGGCGTCCGTGCGCAAGAGG ctgctggagaTCTCGGAACAGCTGGCGTTGCGgctggagcagctggtgctgaTGTACGCCTCCTTCAGCTTCGTCTCCCTGGAGGACACCGACCCCTTCAA cgtCTCGTGTTTCTTCTGCGGCCGTTTCTGGCTGAGCGAGTGGCGCCAGCTCTCCGTCTTCCGCTTCTGCATCTCCGCGCCCTACACGGCCGCCCGCCTGCCCCGCAACCTCTACAAGAAGATGCGCTGGAACCTGGACGTCCTGGAGGAGGGGGCGAGCGCTGGGGGACGGCGCCGGGCGCACCGCACTGAGTA CTACTTCCTGTGCTTCCGAGACACGGGCAGGGAAAACACCCTCAAGATGCAGAAGCTGTGGTCCATCGGGCGCTGGGTGCCCCTGGACCCCGACGCAGAGCGCTCCTCCGACGTCCTGCAGTG GGTGCTGTGCCCACAGCCCACCGGTGACTTCCAGCCGCTGCTGACCATCGGCTTCGAGGAGCCCTCTCATACCTTGGCCACTGACTTGCTGGTGCAGATCCTGAGCGCCCCGGCCTgcgcacccctcccctgccctgatcccaGCAAGGAGCCCTTAAACTGGGACAACCCAGAGGGGCAGGGGTAG
- the C19H19orf67 gene encoding UPF0575 protein C19orf67 homolog isoform X2: MGKLRHGGATETGPRMAGQQGHGATFCPEGSAKAQCFSPGSAVSLGPCSPERGLFSSPVPEARWLSCPAPQAESPTHENLTLEELLTPVTEKLKYLLKKAEDFQTYLLYRDRMQKEQFAKAVPTFLQMCQPYFEYLESTARSYNSGLGALQASVRKRLLEISEQLALRLEQLVLMYASFSFVSLEDTDPFNVSCFFCGRFWLSEWRQLSVFRFCISAPYTAARLPRNLYKKMRWNLDVLEEGASAGGRRRAHRTEYYFLCFRDTGRENTLKMQKLWSIGRWVPLDPDAERSSDVLQWVLCPQPTGDFQPLLTIGFEEPSHTLATDLLVQILSAPACAPLPCPDPSKEPLNWDNPEGQG; this comes from the exons atggggaaactgaggcacggagg AGCCACCGAGACGGGGCCCAGGATGGCAGGCCAGCAGGGACATGGTGCCACTTTCTGCCCAGAGGGCTCTGCCAAGGCCCAGTGCTTCAGTCCTGGCAGTGCCGTGAGCCTGGGTCCCTGCAGCCCGGAGCGTGGCCTGTTCTCTTCGCCCGTGCCCGAAGCCCGCTGGCTGAGCTGCCCAGCGCCGCAGGCCGAGTCCCCGACCCACGAGAACCTCACGCTCGAGGAGCTGCTCACGCCCGTCACGGAGAAGCTCAAGTACCTGCTCAAGAAGGCAGAGGATTTCCAGACGTACCTGCTCtacag AGACAGAATGCAGAAGGAGCAGTTTGCTAAGGCCGTGCCCACCTTCCTGCAGATGTGCCAGCCCTACTTCGAATACCTGGAGTCCACTGCCCGCAGCTACAACTCTGGCCTGGGTGCCCTGCAGGCGTCCGTGCGCAAGAGG ctgctggagaTCTCGGAACAGCTGGCGTTGCGgctggagcagctggtgctgaTGTACGCCTCCTTCAGCTTCGTCTCCCTGGAGGACACCGACCCCTTCAA cgtCTCGTGTTTCTTCTGCGGCCGTTTCTGGCTGAGCGAGTGGCGCCAGCTCTCCGTCTTCCGCTTCTGCATCTCCGCGCCCTACACGGCCGCCCGCCTGCCCCGCAACCTCTACAAGAAGATGCGCTGGAACCTGGACGTCCTGGAGGAGGGGGCGAGCGCTGGGGGACGGCGCCGGGCGCACCGCACTGAGTA CTACTTCCTGTGCTTCCGAGACACGGGCAGGGAAAACACCCTCAAGATGCAGAAGCTGTGGTCCATCGGGCGCTGGGTGCCCCTGGACCCCGACGCAGAGCGCTCCTCCGACGTCCTGCAGTG GGTGCTGTGCCCACAGCCCACCGGTGACTTCCAGCCGCTGCTGACCATCGGCTTCGAGGAGCCCTCTCATACCTTGGCCACTGACTTGCTGGTGCAGATCCTGAGCGCCCCGGCCTgcgcacccctcccctgccctgatcccaGCAAGGAGCCCTTAAACTGGGACAACCCAGAGGGGCAGGGGTAG
- the C19H19orf67 gene encoding UPF0575 protein C19orf67 homolog isoform X1 has protein sequence MGKLRHGGATETGPRMAGQQGHGATFCPEGSAKAQCFSPGSAVSLGPCSPERGLFSSPVPEARWLSCPAPQAESPTHENLTLEELLTPVTEKLKYLLKKAEDFQTYLLYSRDRMQKEQFAKAVPTFLQMCQPYFEYLESTARSYNSGLGALQASVRKRLLEISEQLALRLEQLVLMYASFSFVSLEDTDPFNVSCFFCGRFWLSEWRQLSVFRFCISAPYTAARLPRNLYKKMRWNLDVLEEGASAGGRRRAHRTEYYFLCFRDTGRENTLKMQKLWSIGRWVPLDPDAERSSDVLQWVLCPQPTGDFQPLLTIGFEEPSHTLATDLLVQILSAPACAPLPCPDPSKEPLNWDNPEGQG, from the exons atggggaaactgaggcacggagg AGCCACCGAGACGGGGCCCAGGATGGCAGGCCAGCAGGGACATGGTGCCACTTTCTGCCCAGAGGGCTCTGCCAAGGCCCAGTGCTTCAGTCCTGGCAGTGCCGTGAGCCTGGGTCCCTGCAGCCCGGAGCGTGGCCTGTTCTCTTCGCCCGTGCCCGAAGCCCGCTGGCTGAGCTGCCCAGCGCCGCAGGCCGAGTCCCCGACCCACGAGAACCTCACGCTCGAGGAGCTGCTCACGCCCGTCACGGAGAAGCTCAAGTACCTGCTCAAGAAGGCAGAGGATTTCCAGACGTACCTGCTCtacag CAGAGACAGAATGCAGAAGGAGCAGTTTGCTAAGGCCGTGCCCACCTTCCTGCAGATGTGCCAGCCCTACTTCGAATACCTGGAGTCCACTGCCCGCAGCTACAACTCTGGCCTGGGTGCCCTGCAGGCGTCCGTGCGCAAGAGG ctgctggagaTCTCGGAACAGCTGGCGTTGCGgctggagcagctggtgctgaTGTACGCCTCCTTCAGCTTCGTCTCCCTGGAGGACACCGACCCCTTCAA cgtCTCGTGTTTCTTCTGCGGCCGTTTCTGGCTGAGCGAGTGGCGCCAGCTCTCCGTCTTCCGCTTCTGCATCTCCGCGCCCTACACGGCCGCCCGCCTGCCCCGCAACCTCTACAAGAAGATGCGCTGGAACCTGGACGTCCTGGAGGAGGGGGCGAGCGCTGGGGGACGGCGCCGGGCGCACCGCACTGAGTA CTACTTCCTGTGCTTCCGAGACACGGGCAGGGAAAACACCCTCAAGATGCAGAAGCTGTGGTCCATCGGGCGCTGGGTGCCCCTGGACCCCGACGCAGAGCGCTCCTCCGACGTCCTGCAGTG GGTGCTGTGCCCACAGCCCACCGGTGACTTCCAGCCGCTGCTGACCATCGGCTTCGAGGAGCCCTCTCATACCTTGGCCACTGACTTGCTGGTGCAGATCCTGAGCGCCCCGGCCTgcgcacccctcccctgccctgatcccaGCAAGGAGCCCTTAAACTGGGACAACCCAGAGGGGCAGGGGTAG